The following coding sequences are from one Nicotiana tomentosiformis chromosome 3, ASM39032v3, whole genome shotgun sequence window:
- the LOC138908406 gene encoding uncharacterized protein, whose amino-acid sequence MSTIKTLVALAVKRQCPLFQLDVNNAFLHGDLDEKVFMKLSPGYSVPHSSGSDQLRKFVLYPLELSAKLKAHEDDPPYPNLMSTGGRLVVWKSKKQPVVSMSSAKAEYRAMSKVVAELAWLSRLLSDLGLPSSSPVPLFSDSRIAIHIAKNPLTDIFTKALSGVAHHGFLSKLENAHVPNFMHSAYVTCREVVVVVSE is encoded by the exons ATGTCCACCATTAAAACCCTAGTTGCTCTTGCTGTTAAAAGACAATGTCCCTTGTTTCAGCTTGATGTCAATAATGCATTCTTGCATGGGGACTTGGATGAGAAAGTTTTTATGAAACTCTCTCCTGGTTATTCTGTTCCTCATTCATCTGGCTCTGACCAATTG AGGAAGTTTGTTCTTTATCCTCTTGAATTGTCTGCCAAGCTTAAAGCTCATGAAGATGATCCTCCTTACCCAAATCTGATGTCTACAG GTGGCAGACTTGTGGTTTGGAAGTCTAAAAAGCAACCTGTTGTTTCCATGTCCTCTGCTAAAGCTGAATACAGGGCTATGAGCAAAGTTGTGGCTGAGCTGGCTTGGTTGTCTCGTTTGTTATCTGATTTGGGTTTGCCTTCTTCTTCACCTGTTCCTTTGTTTAGTGATTCTCGGATTGCTATTCATATTGCTAAAAACCCA ctGACTGACATTTTCACTAAGGCTCTATCTGGTGTTGCTCATCATGGTTTCCTTTCCAAGTTGGAG AATGCACATGTTCCTAACTTCATGcattctgcttatgtgacttgccgggaggttgttgttgtggtttcggagtga